GAGGCCAGCAGCGCCGCCACCCAAATCACGCCCGGCGCAATGCGCGCCAGGAGCTGCGATTCAGGGCCAATCCCCAAGGGAAACAACGTGATAACGATCAGAAAGAACCATAGCGGGTTAGCGATTTCCGCCCCTTTGCGGAACACCACGTGCAGTTCTTGCAGGAAAATGCGGCGCATCATGCAAATCTCTCCTGCAAGTGAATCTGGCGAACATTGTCCACGGCAAGCGGCTGGTGGGTGGTGAGTATCACCATGCCGCCATTTTCGGTATGGCGCTTGAGCTGCCGGGTGAGTTTTTCCACGCCCGCAACGTCAATGGCGGTAAAAGGCTCGTCGAGGATCCAGAGTTTGTGCGCACTCAGCCACAAACGCGCCAGCGCAACACGGCGCTGCTGCCCGGCAGAAAGTTGGTTTACCGGAACATCCTCGAACCCCGCCAGGCCCACTTCAGTAAGCGCTTGCCAACGTAGATTTTCCGCACCTTCAGCGTGGTAAAAGCTGAGATTTTCAAAGGCGGTGAGAACGGTTTTGATGCCGGGCTGATGCCCAAGCCAGAGTAGATCCTGATGATACTGATAGCGGTTGCGCGACAACGTTTCCCCTTGCCACTTCACCTCGCCCTCCTCGGCCTGCGCAAGCCCCGCCAAAATCCGCAGTAACGACGTTTTGCCTGCGCCATTTTTCCCAGCGATTTGCACCATTTCCCCCGGACGGACGCTAAACGACAACTCGCTAAATAACACGCGGTCATCACGTACGCAGGTCAGGTTAATCGCATCAAGCATTTGGGGAGCCACTCCTTGTCTCGGGATGCAAAATCATAACACATCATAGTCTTTGCTCCAGATTGGCTACCGCAGATGCGGTACTCCAAAAGAGGTAATCCTCACACATAAGATCAAAATAAAGTCGAATTCCCGCGCCTGGCAGGGAATCGCGTAAAAAGCCGCTACGCTTAATGGAACAAGTCACGCATGAGTAACCTAAAAAATGGATGAATTAAAAGAAGAGAAAATCGACAAATCAACCGATGAGATTGAAGTCGAAAGTGACGAGAAAGATCACGGAGAAAAAATAGAAGTTGATGAAGAGCAGCTCCCCTCCCGGGCAATGGCCATCCACGAACATATCCGCCAGGACGGTGAAAAAGAGCTGGAACGTGACGCAATGGCATTGCTCTGGTCAGCCATTGCCGCAGGCTTATCAATGGGCGCATCGCTGCTGGCAAAAGGGGTCTTTCACGTCAATCTGGATGGCGTTCCCGGCGGTTTTCTGCTGGAAAACCTTGGCTACACATTCGGGTTTATCATCGTCATTATGGCGCGTCAGCAACTGTTCACCGAGAACACCGTCACCGCCGTACTCCCCGTGATGCATAAACCCAGCGGGATAAATTTCCTGCTGCTGTTACGTTTATGGGGCGTGGTTCTGCTGGGTAACCTCATCGGCACCGGTCTTGCGGCGTATGCGTTTGAATATATGCCCATATTTGACGAGCAGACGCGTGATGCGTTCGTTACCATCGGCATGGAAGTGATGCACAACACGCCGGGAGAAATGTTCGCCAATGCGATTATTTCCGGCTGGATAATCGCCACCATGGTGTGGATGTTCCCGGCAGCGGGATCGGCAAAAATCGTGGTGATTATCATCATGACATGGCTGGTTGGGCTGGGGGATTTAACCCACATTGTGGTCGGCTCCATCGAAGTGCTCTACCTGGTCTTTAACGGTACCATTCACTGGAGTGATTTCTTCTGGCCGTTCGCCATCCCCACGCTTGCGGGCAACATTTGCGGCGGTACCTTCATCTTCGCGCTGATTAGCCATGCCCAAATTCGTAACGATATGAGCACTAAGAAAAAAGCCGAGGAAAAAGCCAAAGCGAAACGTAAACAAGACGTCGAGGGTGGCAAAGAGAGCGACAAAGGCGAAAAGCAGGCGCGACGGGCATAAAACTGGTTACGTTTCAGGCAAACAACCTGCAAGCCCCTTAACGCGGCCCTAAAAGCGGGTATACTAGCGCCCTCATTACCCGCCCGCACTGCCCGGCGGGTATTACGTCCTCTTAGTTAAATGGATATAACAAGCCCCTCCTAAGGGCTAATTGCAGGTTCGATTCCTGCAGGGGACACCATAATCC
This genomic window from Buttiauxella gaviniae contains:
- the ccmA gene encoding cytochrome c biogenesis heme-transporting ATPase CcmA; amino-acid sequence: MLDAINLTCVRDDRVLFSELSFSVRPGEMVQIAGKNGAGKTSLLRILAGLAQAEEGEVKWQGETLSRNRYQYHQDLLWLGHQPGIKTVLTAFENLSFYHAEGAENLRWQALTEVGLAGFEDVPVNQLSAGQQRRVALARLWLSAHKLWILDEPFTAIDVAGVEKLTRQLKRHTENGGMVILTTHQPLAVDNVRQIHLQERFA
- a CDS encoding formate/nitrite transporter family protein — translated: MDELKEEKIDKSTDEIEVESDEKDHGEKIEVDEEQLPSRAMAIHEHIRQDGEKELERDAMALLWSAIAAGLSMGASLLAKGVFHVNLDGVPGGFLLENLGYTFGFIIVIMARQQLFTENTVTAVLPVMHKPSGINFLLLLRLWGVVLLGNLIGTGLAAYAFEYMPIFDEQTRDAFVTIGMEVMHNTPGEMFANAIISGWIIATMVWMFPAAGSAKIVVIIIMTWLVGLGDLTHIVVGSIEVLYLVFNGTIHWSDFFWPFAIPTLAGNICGGTFIFALISHAQIRNDMSTKKKAEEKAKAKRKQDVEGGKESDKGEKQARRA